Below is a window of Ralstonia nicotianae DNA.
CCGCGTGCTGCGCGGGCTGGTACCAGCCGAAATAGCGCACCGCGACGGTCTCTTCCACGGCATGGCCGACCAGCCCCTCGGGCGCGGCCTTGATCCGGCTCTCGGAGAAGAAGGCGCCGGCGGGGATCTCGGCCCGCAGCCGGCGCACCGGATTGAGGCCGAGCTTCACGCCGATGCGATAGCGCAGGGCCCGCGCCAGGCTCGGCAAGCCGAGCGCGAACGCGGTGCGTGCCAGGACAAACGGGGGGCGCTTCATTGTTCACGCAGCTGCTTGGCTGCCAGGACGCTGATGCGCGCCACCTCGAAGATCTCGGCGGACGGAATGGGCGTCGCGGCGCCCCCCTCGAGCGCGCGCAGGAATGCCGCGGCGCAGGCATCCTGCCCCTTGTCCTGCCGCCACAGGTTCATGGCGCGGAAGCCCGGCCAGCCGTACCCCCGGAGCTTGCGGAAGTTGTCCAGCTGCAGCACGCGGCCCCCGCAGAACACCTCCACGCGCTCCTTCGGGAAGGCACTGCTGCCGTTCGCGAAATAGTGGATGGTCCCGAACGAGCCGTCGGCGAAGCCCAGCGTGATGCTCGCCTTGTCTTCGGTCACCGCCACCGCTTCATGGTCGCCCATGCGCCGTGCCTGCACCGAGACGATCTCCGAATCCGCCAGGAAGCGCATCAGATCGATGAAGTGGCAGGCCTCGCCGATAATGCGGCCGCCGCCGCTGGCGAGGTCCTGCGTCCAGTGCTGGGCCGGAATGGCCCCGGCATTCATGGTCATGATGAACGACTTCGGTTCGTTCAACTGCGACAGCAGCGCCTTCATCTTGGCCACCTGCGGGGCGAAGCGCCGGTTGAAGCCCACCATCAGGTGCGCGGCATGGCCGGTCGCATGCGCCGACGTGTAGGCGGATCTCACCTCGGTGACCTCTTCCAGCGTCAGCGCCAATGGCTTTTCGACGAACACATGCTTCTGCGCGCGCAGTGCCTTGATCACCAGGGAAGCGTGCGAGCTGTGGCGGGTGGCCACGGCGATCAGGTTGACGCTCGGGTCGCGCAGCACCTCGTCGACATCCGTCGAAGCCTCGGAAAAGCCCTGCGGCTTGCCGTGGATGACGCCGCTCACGCCACCGGAGGTCACCACGCTGTGCAGCTGCGCGCCGGCCTTCCTGAACGCCGGCATCAGCACCCGCGAGGCGTAGTTGCCGGCGCCGATGAAGGCACAGACCGGCTGCGCGGCATCGAACACCGGCGGCGCATCGATCAGCGCCAGCCGGCGCGCGAACGTGCTCGGTGGCGGCGCCTTGTACTCCAGCACGATGCCCAGCGCGGACTTGTCGCTGCTCAGCAGGTCATACGCGCGCGGCGCCTCGTCGAAGGGAATGCGGTGCGTGATCAGCGGGCGCACGTCGAGTCGGCGGTCGGCCAGCATGTCGAGCACCGCCTCGAAATTGCGCTGCTCGGTCCAGCGCACGAAGCCCAGCGGATAGTCCCGGCCCTGCTCCTCATACGTCGGGTCGTAGCGGCCCGGCCCGTACGAGCACGACACCTGGAACGACAGCTCCTTCTCGTAGAAGTCCGCCCGATTCAGCTCCAGCCCCGTCACGCCCACCAGCACGATGCGGCCGCGCTTGCGGCACATCTGCGCGGCCTGGGTCACCGGCTCGCTCGACGCGGTGGATGCCGTGATGATGACGCCGTCCACGCCCCGTCCGCGGCTGAACGCCAGCCCGGCCGCGACCGGATCCTCGCGCAGGCCCGGATTGCAGGTTTCCGCCCCGAACTGCGCGGCCAGCTTCAGCTTCTCCGAGTCGAAATCGATGGCCAGCACGCGGCAGCCGTGGGCACGCAGCAGTTGCACGGCCAGCAGGCCGATCAGGCCCACGCCGGTCACGACGAAGGCCTCGCCCAGCGTGGGTTCGGCCAGGCGGATGCCCTGCAGCCCGATGGCCGCGACGACGGTGAAGACGGCGGATTCGTCGTCGACCTCGTCCGGAATGCGCGCACAGAGATTGCGGGGCACGCGCACCACATCGGCGTGCGAGCCGTTCGACACGACCCGGTCGCCGACCTTGAAACCCTCCACGCCCGCCCCCACGGCGTGCACCGTGCCGACGTTGCAGTAGCCCAGCGGAATCGGCTGGTTCAGCTTCGCGCGGACCGCGCTGAGCGTGGTGGACAGGCCATCGGTGGCAATCTTGTTGAGCACCATCTTGACCTTTTCCGGCTGCTGCCGCGCCTTGGCCAGCAGCGAGGCGCGGCCGAAGTCCACCAGCATGCGTTCGGTGCCGGCGGAGATCAGCGTGGCCCGCGTCGTGGAAACGATCGTGCCCGGACTGGCCGCCACGCACGGGGCCTCCATGATATTGGTCGTGCCCGAGCCGAGATCCTGCAGAATTTGTCGCATGACTAGTCCCTCATCTTGATGGGTGTGGCCGGACACCCGCCGACCACGCTATAAGCAGGCACATCCTTGGTGACGATGCTGCCGGCGGCCACCACCGCGCCGTCCCCGATGGTCACGCCGGGGAGAATCACGCAGTTCGCGCCGATCCATACGTCCGTGCCGATCTCCACCGGCTTGCGGACATGGCCGGCCCCGAAGATGCGGCCGCGCCCCGCCGGGATCGCGTGGTTGCTCGACAGGATCTGGGAGCGGTACCCGATCAGCGTGCGGTCGCCGATGCGCACGCCGCCGTCGGAGGTCACCAGCACGTCCAGCGCGAAATCCACGTGATCGCCGACGCGCAGATTGCGGCCGGTGCAGATCCAGACGCCCGGATAAAACACCACCCGCCGGCCGATGCTCGCGCCGCACAGCCGCAGGAAGCCGCTCTTGAGCGCATTGGCCAGGCGGAAGCGCGGCAGCGCAAACAGCAGCCGCATGACCGACTCGAACACCACCACGGCGAAATACTTCATGGCTGCGCCGCCCGCTTGCGCCAGACCGAGGGCCCGCGGTAGCTCGTCAGATCCCGGCGGCGGATGATCTCCAGGTAGTGCTCCGCCTTCTGTTCGGCCGACGGGTAGGTGTCCAGCACGCCGGCGCCGCGCGCGACGAGCGACGCATAGAAATCCTTGTCCTCGTGCAGCCGCTGCAGGGCCGCGACGATGGTCTGCGGCCGCTCCGGATGCACATAGACCGCGCCGTCCGCGCACGAGGCCCTGGACCAGTCCGCATCCGTGACCAGCAGCGGCTTGCGCATCGCCCAGGCCTCAACGAAGTTGCTGCTGAAGCTTTCCAGCCGCGCCAGGTTGCACATGGCGTGGCAGCGCCGGATCAGCGCACCGGCGTGCTCCGGCTTGACCGTGCCCACGTTGACGAAATAGCGCTCCAGGCCGTAGCGGGCAATGCGCTCCATCAGCAGCCGCGTCTGCGGGGCGTCGGGCGGCAGGGTCAGGACGAAGCAGAAGCGGGTATCCGCCCGTGCATGCAGCGCCAAGGCAACGTCGATCAGCGCGCCGATCCGCTTGTTGGGATGCGGCCCCGCCAGATAGAGCGTCAGGAAGCGATCCGGCGGCAGTTCCGGAAAGGTGCGCGTCGTCACCGATTCCAGCACCAGCCGGCTGGGCGCCATGCGCACCACGAACACGCGATCGGGCGGAAACGAGAACCGCTCGATCGCCCGCCGCGCAATGGCGTCCGTCTCGAAGATCCAGTAGTCGGCGCGGGCGATGCCCCATCTCCGGTACCAGTCGATCACCGTCTTCTTCAGCCGGGCCAGCCCCTTGTGGTTGCTCCAGAAGTCGAGCTCCGGATAGAACAGGTTCGCGTAGGCGCAGCCGACCACATTGATCAGGCGCCCCTTGCTGAACACAGGCGGCGGCCCGAACAGCGTGAAGCACACCTGCTTGCCGTCGCCCTTGCGGGCGATGCCCCACTCCGCGCGCAGCCGGTACATCGCGCCGTGCGGAATGGCTCTGAGCGGAATCTCGCGCTTGGCCAATGCCGACTGGATGGACTTCAACCGGCGCGCATGCACCTCGCAATCGCGGCCGAGCGGCGCGGCCAGCAGAAAGCTGCACGCATTCTGCAGGCCGCCGCCAGCCTCCAGGGGAATGAGATTGATCAATAGACTCATGGGCTTACCTTGAACAATGCAATCGTCTGTTTCCGGAACCTCCGCTTCTTCGTCGAGCGGAGATCGGTTGCTTTAAAAAAACGGACCGGCCAGGAAGTGGTCGATGACGCCACCGGAAACAAACAGCCCCTGGTATCTGGCACTCACGATGAAAATGGCCCACCCAAAGGAAGCCAGCAACAACAGTGATGCCAGCGTCTTCTTCTGCCCCAGGCTTTCGCCCTGCCGAGCAAAGAAGAACGCGCATAAATAGACAATGTAAAAACAATAGGTATACCGAAACAGTCTCGCGCCCACCGCCGGTGCGAAAAGGCTTGTCGAAAAGCAAACCACGACGAAAAGCAGAAAGGCCATTTTTTCTTCGCGCGGCAGCTTGATCCTGAGCAGCCACGCGAACAGGCATGCCAGCACGGCTTCGACCGCGAGCTGGAGCTCCCAGGCCGATCCGGTCTGGCTCTCCGACAAGCGCGCCTGGATCTTCGACATAACGAATTCCGCCGACCCGAAGACCGCCCCCGCCGCCGCCAGCGCCAGCAGCACGATCAGCCGGCCCACGCGGCCCAGCCCGGACGATCGCCGCGCGAGCATCCCGTAATCCCTGGACAGGAACAGCACCACGACAGCGCAGGCCAGCAGCACCACGGCGGCACTGCTGTGCGTGCCCGCCGCGATCAGGCCGACGCCGGCCGCCGACACCAGCTTCCTGCGGATCAGCAGATCCAGCGCGATCATCACCAGGCCGGCCGCGACCGCCTGCCGGATGGCCGAACCCTGCAGGGCATACAGCGTGATGGTCGACAGGTAGGACACGAACACGACATAGGCAAACCGTTCGCTGCAGCGGTAGATCGCAAACCAGGCCAGCATCAGCGAGATGAAGATCAGGACCGCCCAGACCAGCAGCGGCGTATCGAACAGCTTGGCCACGGAATACGAGAGGAACCAGAAGACCGGCTCGCCGCCGCCGGCGCTCCGGATGCCCGTCTTGAGAACATCCAGCGGGCCGCAGCAGTAGGCCTGCTGGAACTCGTAGAACGCATTCATGTAGTGCAATGCGTCGTCGCCCAGGCCGGCCTCCACCAGGCCCTTGGAC
It encodes the following:
- a CDS encoding bi-domain-containing oxidoreductase — translated: MRQILQDLGSGTTNIMEAPCVAASPGTIVSTTRATLISAGTERMLVDFGRASLLAKARQQPEKVKMVLNKIATDGLSTTLSAVRAKLNQPIPLGYCNVGTVHAVGAGVEGFKVGDRVVSNGSHADVVRVPRNLCARIPDEVDDESAVFTVVAAIGLQGIRLAEPTLGEAFVVTGVGLIGLLAVQLLRAHGCRVLAIDFDSEKLKLAAQFGAETCNPGLREDPVAAGLAFSRGRGVDGVIITASTASSEPVTQAAQMCRKRGRIVLVGVTGLELNRADFYEKELSFQVSCSYGPGRYDPTYEEQGRDYPLGFVRWTEQRNFEAVLDMLADRRLDVRPLITHRIPFDEAPRAYDLLSSDKSALGIVLEYKAPPPSTFARRLALIDAPPVFDAAQPVCAFIGAGNYASRVLMPAFRKAGAQLHSVVTSGGVSGVIHGKPQGFSEASTDVDEVLRDPSVNLIAVATRHSSHASLVIKALRAQKHVFVEKPLALTLEEVTEVRSAYTSAHATGHAAHLMVGFNRRFAPQVAKMKALLSQLNEPKSFIMTMNAGAIPAQHWTQDLASGGGRIIGEACHFIDLMRFLADSEIVSVQARRMGDHEAVAVTEDKASITLGFADGSFGTIHYFANGSSAFPKERVEVFCGGRVLQLDNFRKLRGYGWPGFRAMNLWRQDKGQDACAAAFLRALEGGAATPIPSAEIFEVARISVLAAKQLREQ
- a CDS encoding acyltransferase yields the protein MKYFAVVVFESVMRLLFALPRFRLANALKSGFLRLCGASIGRRVVFYPGVWICTGRNLRVGDHVDFALDVLVTSDGGVRIGDRTLIGYRSQILSSNHAIPAGRGRIFGAGHVRKPVEIGTDVWIGANCVILPGVTIGDGAVVAAGSIVTKDVPAYSVVGGCPATPIKMRD
- a CDS encoding glycosyltransferase family 4 protein, with product MSLLINLIPLEAGGGLQNACSFLLAAPLGRDCEVHARRLKSIQSALAKREIPLRAIPHGAMYRLRAEWGIARKGDGKQVCFTLFGPPPVFSKGRLINVVGCAYANLFYPELDFWSNHKGLARLKKTVIDWYRRWGIARADYWIFETDAIARRAIERFSFPPDRVFVVRMAPSRLVLESVTTRTFPELPPDRFLTLYLAGPHPNKRIGALIDVALALHARADTRFCFVLTLPPDAPQTRLLMERIARYGLERYFVNVGTVKPEHAGALIRRCHAMCNLARLESFSSNFVEAWAMRKPLLVTDADWSRASCADGAVYVHPERPQTIVAALQRLHEDKDFYASLVARGAGVLDTYPSAEQKAEHYLEIIRRRDLTSYRGPSVWRKRAAQP
- a CDS encoding EpsG family protein is translated as MKYSAPIRLNTLGAIASQHGVLVVIGMLLVVPMAFPLLPIIATYCAAIFVILLPLGRLQHVLATASSVAFAWLLTLRNPSKGLVEAGLGDDALHYMNAFYEFQQAYCCGPLDVLKTGIRSAGGGEPVFWFLSYSVAKLFDTPLLVWAVLIFISLMLAWFAIYRCSERFAYVVFVSYLSTITLYALQGSAIRQAVAAGLVMIALDLLIRRKLVSAAGVGLIAAGTHSSAAVVLLACAVVVLFLSRDYGMLARRSSGLGRVGRLIVLLALAAAGAVFGSAEFVMSKIQARLSESQTGSAWELQLAVEAVLACLFAWLLRIKLPREEKMAFLLFVVVCFSTSLFAPAVGARLFRYTYCFYIVYLCAFFFARQGESLGQKKTLASLLLLASFGWAIFIVSARYQGLFVSGGVIDHFLAGPFF